Below is a genomic region from Polyangiaceae bacterium.
TTCAGCAAAACGCCGCCATTGGCGCGTCCTTCAAAGGTCGCCGCACACCCACGGACGTCAATCCCGACACCGGCGAAGAATTGCCTGTGACGCCCGACACCACATCGCCCTGACCCTCGACCCCCACGAAATCACATCCCGCCCCACCTTCCGCCAGCCTCGACCCCCAGCGAACCGGATCCTCCATCCGCTCGCGTCCCCCTCGATGCGCATGCCGGCGGATGATCCATGTCTTTGTGCGAGGGTCGACCCCGACGACGAGTGACCCAGCATCCCATGGGCTGAGCCTCGACCCCCAGCAAGGCACACCATGCACCCCACTGGCCGAGCCTCGATCCTGGGCGGACCCTGTGGTGGGTCTGATTTGCCGAGGGTCGATGTGGGGGCTCGGCACGGTGATCATCGGCAAAGGCCATGTAGACGGGAGTACCATCTGGGCCGCAAAGGCGCGGATTTGAAGTGTCGAACGCTCTCGACATTCGAGCAAAGGTTGCTTTTCTGTCGTCATGATGGCTTGGCACTCCCTGAAGTCAGCTTCGAGCAGATGTGCACTCATGACCCCACCGCCGTCTTCGTAGCGCCGCCGTGATGGGTCACGCGCGGGCGGCAGCGGATTTTCACGGCGCTCTTCGTAAAGGCCTCGTCGGTGGCCTTGCTCGACCAGACGAAGGCCTCGCCGGGCCGCAGGTTCGCCATCTTCTCGGGCGAAAGGGAGCCGAGCGCCGCGTTCGCCTTCTGGATGTGCTTGAGCCACGCGGGCGAGTTGAACTTGTGGAGGATGATCTGGCTCGAGAGCTCGATGAGCGAGACGGGCACCGAGGGCGGATCCTGGCTCGCGACCATGATGCTCGTGCCCTTGTGACGCATCTCGCGAACGACCTCAATGAGGCCGGCAACCAGGTCGGGGCTCTCGATGTATTTGTGTGCTTCGTCGAACACGACGAGCTTGTTGAACGAGTGCTCCGTGCCCTTCTGATCGCGGCACTTCACGTCGGCGAAGAGCTGGAGAAGCACCACGAAGAGGCCAAGGGCCTCGTCCTTCGCGATGAACTCATCGCGAAGATCGACGATAATGAGGCGCCCCGGGCGGACCTCGTCCTTCAGCCGCACCGAGTCGTCGATGTACTCACTCGCAAGCTCGAGGCGCATCTTCGCCATGCCCTTGAGGTGGTCCGGCAGCGACGACGCCTCGATGCCCTGCTTCAGCCCTTCGAGGGTCAGGTCCTCGCGGAGCGATTTCATCACACGGTTGAGCTGTCGGATGTATGTGGCCTGATTGCCGACGGCGCCCATGAGGAAACGCCAGTGGCCAGTCTGCAACTCGGCGGCCCCGAACTTCAGCGGTCGCACTTCGATGCCCGGGTACTCTTTCTTGCGTTCTTCGAGCTTGTCGGCGGGAGCGAGGAGAAGCACGTCGGAAAGCGCTTGTGGTACCGCGCCGAACGTTTCCTTCAGTGCCTTCACCTGCGCAGCCTCGCTATTCGGCGCGACCATCGATGTGAACTCCGGCCGATAGTCCATTGTCGGGCTGTAGTGGAAAATGACCGTGGCTAGCGGCTGCGGGAGGACGTTGATGTTTGGGATGGGCAGCGAAGCCATCTCGGCGATCGTGCCGAGCGTGTAGCTCTTGCCACCGCCCTGGACGCCGAAGAGGCTGATGGTGTGCGTTTGGTTTAGGTCGATCGCGACACGTCGGCCTGAGACATCGCCGAGAAGCCCATACTGGGGTGAGTCGCCGGTGATGCCTAGCATGATATCGTACGGCAGCGACGGCTCAGTGTGTGGAGGCGTGATCGCTTCCGTGCCCGTGGCCCGTGCTTCGCCCTGTGGCGCAGCGGCGTCTTCGACCTCGACGAAGCGCTTTGGCTTCATTTCGATCGCGAGCACCACATTGGTCACAGGCGCGACCTCCGGCAGCGCCGTGGCCGCAGTCCGCACGTACGGCGCCTCCTGCGGGGCGACGGGCATGTGCGACGGCGGCGGGACGCTGGACTGGCGCTCGCGCAGCTCCTCCCAGGACACCGACCGATCGCGAGGAGAGCCGAGGAAGGCGGCCGTGTCGAGTGTCGGTACCGACGGCGCGCGCTCGCGACGACGTCGAACCTCGGTGATGCCGCGCGGGCGCGGGCCACGGCCGCCCGGTCCACCGCTCCCCGACGAGCTGGCGCTGATGCTCGCCGACGATTCGGCGCTAGGCGCAGCAGCATCGACGAGCTGCCGAATCAGATCGACGCCGACGCGGTGGTACTCGATGCCACTCTCGCTCTCTGGCGGCTCCGTGCCGGGCTTGGCGAAGTCGAAGATGAGCGCGCTGCGGGTGAACGAGATCTGGTAGCCGTCGTCGAGCGTGTGAACGAAGTAGCGCGCCTCGTCGGCGGCCTCGCGGCTGATGGCCCCATAGCGCTCGGCGCGCTCCAAGTAGAACTCGAGGAGCAGAGCGAGCTCACGCGTTTTGAACGCGCGGTCGGGGCGGTCTTGGGGCGTGCGCTGCGGGTCGAAGTGGTGCGCGAGCACCTGTTCGCTCTGGCCGATCTGCTCGGCGATGCTCGACTTGAGCGCGTTGTACGCCGCGAGATCGCCGACGCCCGAGTAGCACTTCACTTCGACCAGGCGGCACGTGATGACGCGCCGGATCATGTCGAGGTCGAAGAGCCCGAGGTCCGTGCGCTTGAAGCTGACCTCGTCGCCCAGCTCGTCGGCCCCCTGCTTTAACACGCGGTACAGCTCGAGGTGCGCGTCGAGCGGGACGACGATCTGGCTCTCGAAGACGCCCTGGTGCTCCAGGTAGAGGCGCGAGAGCGCTAGGCCCAGGGCTTCCGCCCGCTGCGTCGGCGACGAGATGAGCTTCAGCGCGAGCCGGCCGGATAGCGACCGAAGCTGGTCGAGCAGCACCACGGCATGGCGGCTGTCGGCTTGGAGCCCGTACTGCTCGAGCACCGGACGCAGGAGGGCTTCGAGCTCGGTTACCGAGCGCGAGGTGATTACGAGTCGGTGCCCCAGCGTGCTCGCCATGTCCGGCGAGTGATCAATGAGGTAGTCGGGCCGCGTCGCATGCCCACCGTGGTCGAAGAACTCGATTCCGAGATTGCGATCGAGCGTGAACACCCAGTCGCTCACCTCGTGAACCTGATGGAGGAGCGCGCGGTCGTCGGGGCCGAGCGCGAGGCTCACGACGGGCCGCAGGTCGATGCCGCTCTGGCCCGTGGCGATGGTGGCCGTTGCGCTCGACATCGCAGCGGCAAGCTTACCGAGTAGATCCGACAGTTCCTCGGCGTTCTCGATGGGCTGGGCGACGCCGTGACGAGGCAGTCGTCGCCACGCCACGGTCTGGTCGTCCTCGACGTACTCGGTAGAGAACTCCTGCACGAGGCCGTGAACCAAGGCGGTCGCGTGGCGCGGGTCGGACTTGCGCGCGCCGACTTCCTCTGCCGGAAAGACGTCGAAGAGCAGAGACAGGTGCGCCGCGTGGGTGTCGGGGCTCGTGCGGAAGTCCTTCGTCGAGCGCACCGCGAAGCGTAGCTTCGGGTGAAGGTGCGTCTCGGCCGGGATGGAGAACGCGTCCGCTTCATGCGTGTTCGTGCCGCCGTCCGGCGTGAGCAGCGCAGCGATCTCGTCGCCGACACCTGGCGCGTCGGGATCGGGCACGAAGAGCCGGAGGTCATAGCGCAGGTGGGCGAATGCCGACTCCTTCTGCAACTCGAGCAGCATGTCGCCGAGGACGCCGGCGCGGCCCGGGTTGAACGCGTTGATGGTCAGTGTGCGAACGTAGGGGTGCTGCACGAGGTAGCGCCGCACGCGCGACGCGAGGTACTTGCCATCGATGAGCGCGCCGCCGATGGCGGGCTCTGG
It encodes:
- a CDS encoding ATP-binding protein, producing MSAVFQELSQTQLTIELENVAVPLLVDQLGTRVAGHCMRVSDLDAELMVRLCARLRAELPNTTVVVLTDGKLSIPAELAVSSTKLVELRNPHADGTQRPPLLVFVPTDVRASAEDSFGVATFEEVSVNGLYESLIEKLLGELPPALRGGVHEALRRLRGGDRLWSFADALSTVRFLLTAKVNGNDGEALGASLYEVGLVPDFAWLTQPEKAPTRLVRNRESVEKLTWSPRSERGRVGELGLAKRAFKNLLGNFLAEAGMDDPRQWARRIVIDKSLWQLAFNKWEFEDGGVQPDAIFIGEVKTDLPKVADDETKEPLAQLMGQCILPVSSLKKFNVTFRTEPHPSKVQGLAKFVAQVISKEHGPIGLARSKAVWKTATDKATISFSALGKIDWEEGWHFVRLLAQTESGDLIPLVDANGDAVAWSADTDETAPRPNESDLFYVLPDTEVEIEPAQRAVQREPSALHALFRAQFKAILDDRDPASVVFGHAAWAEKTKGHVSGADMLEVKLGREGAVHVPVSRALKNIEQKILAAPDGPISWRIPVNHGVPGTSTGEVNGWPQGAAGDRFLEARTRYFEAVRSGTSELVTQGVDAGANADLASDYAGAYLALLADLSQRAEATAKSDSQRAFADLRKVLALDSVLLAIVDHRGRRRDAVLVAPTHPLRALWFATWAKLGAQWVAAATSARHEYVVPTREALLKLLSPTSFPPVLPTEAGHVLTAVDSINPFWTLFAPSNEEDPRGLVGEVCSALGLPEPAIGGALIDGKYLASRVRRYLVQHPYVRTLTINAFNPGRAGVLGDMLLELQKESAFAHLRYDLRLFVPDPDAPGVGDEIAALLTPDGGTNTHEADAFSIPAETHLHPKLRFAVRSTKDFRTSPDTHAAHLSLLFDVFPAEEVGARKSDPRHATALVHGLVQEFSTEYVEDDQTVAWRRLPRHGVAQPIENAEELSDLLGKLAAAMSSATATIATGQSGIDLRPVVSLALGPDDRALLHQVHEVSDWVFTLDRNLGIEFFDHGGHATRPDYLIDHSPDMASTLGHRLVITSRSVTELEALLRPVLEQYGLQADSRHAVVLLDQLRSLSGRLALKLISSPTQRAEALGLALSRLYLEHQGVFESQIVVPLDAHLELYRVLKQGADELGDEVSFKRTDLGLFDLDMIRRVITCRLVEVKCYSGVGDLAAYNALKSSIAEQIGQSEQVLAHHFDPQRTPQDRPDRAFKTRELALLLEFYLERAERYGAISREAADEARYFVHTLDDGYQISFTRSALIFDFAKPGTEPPESESGIEYHRVGVDLIRQLVDAAAPSAESSASISASSSGSGGPGGRGPRPRGITEVRRRRERAPSVPTLDTAAFLGSPRDRSVSWEELRERQSSVPPPSHMPVAPQEAPYVRTAATALPEVAPVTNVVLAIEMKPKRFVEVEDAAAPQGEARATGTEAITPPHTEPSLPYDIMLGITGDSPQYGLLGDVSGRRVAIDLNQTHTISLFGVQGGGKSYTLGTIAEMASLPIPNINVLPQPLATVIFHYSPTMDYRPEFTSMVAPNSEAAQVKALKETFGAVPQALSDVLLLAPADKLEERKKEYPGIEVRPLKFGAAELQTGHWRFLMGAVGNQATYIRQLNRVMKSLREDLTLEGLKQGIEASSLPDHLKGMAKMRLELASEYIDDSVRLKDEVRPGRLIIVDLRDEFIAKDEALGLFVVLLQLFADVKCRDQKGTEHSFNKLVVFDEAHKYIESPDLVAGLIEVVREMRHKGTSIMVASQDPPSVPVSLIELSSQIILHKFNSPAWLKHIQKANAALGSLSPEKMANLRPGEAFVWSSKATDEAFTKSAVKIRCRPRVTHHGGATKTAVGS